The following coding sequences are from one Lolium rigidum isolate FL_2022 chromosome 6, APGP_CSIRO_Lrig_0.1, whole genome shotgun sequence window:
- the LOC124662273 gene encoding putative F-box/FBD/LRR-repeat protein At5g44950, giving the protein MEAVAAAASAAAAAAKDLAAAAAKDAAAAAATAKEKKAAAKEAAVAAARASALALDAKEAAAVAAAATAAAAAAAQASRKRKFHLVDDQVPSDGDFISRLPDHLLDTILLRIPTKERVRTQAISRRWRPLWRSTPLDLVADYELKSKGRFTVDLIHKIISEHPGPARRFSLRLFTTDCYHKIVGWIRSRALDNLQELELSYTYRDSSDAKKKMYMWQLPSAVFRFAPTLRVAKFHNCIFPNFIVQLALKFPRLKQLTLHRVTISEDALQSLLSGCTLLESLELEDNLGIGRLCISSQTLKSLGLSADSRNKGVLLQELVVEDAPSLERLLPLDPKYGPTTIRIISAPKLKILGILSEDISELQFGNMVFQKMIVVGLATKMHTVRVLALGSTGPNQGTVANFLKCFPNLERLYVIFQPSRDKDDVLKYDPIECLELHLKVVVLKNYNSITGSSISFAKFFILNAKVLKEMKISLVYHRQQNWFANQRRLLQIENRASQDARIELTCGRGSRDNFTHNRHTHDLSMADPFDIPSGECYDCMELIRKKSLLL; this is encoded by the exons atggaggcggtggcggcggcggcctcggctGCTGCTGCGGCTGCCAAGGACTTGGCGGCGGCTGCTGCGAAGGATGCAGCGGCGGCTGCAGCGACTGCCAAGGAGAAGAAGGCTGCCGCGAAGGAGGCGGCTGTGGCGGCTGCGAGGGCTTCCGCTTTGGCACTAGATGCGAAGGAGGCAGCTGCCGTGGCGGCcgctgcgacggcggcggcggcggcggcggcgcaggcttCCAGGAAGCGTAAGTTCCATCTGGTCGACGACCAAGTTCCATCCGATGGGGATTTCATCAGCCGCCTCCCCGACCACCTCCTCGACACAATCCTCTTGCGTATCCCCACCAAGGAACGCGTCCGCACGCAGGCCATCTCTCGCCGGTGGCGCCCGCTCTGGCGCTCCACTCCTCTGGACCTAGTGGCGGACTACGAACTCAAGAGCAAGGGCCGTTTCACCGTCGACCTGATCCACAAGATCATCTCCGAGCATCCCGGCCCCGCGCGCCGCTTCTCGCTCCGCCTCTTCACCACCGACTGTTATCACAAGATCGTGGGCTGGATTCGTTCTCGGGCCCTGGACAATCTGCAGGAGCTCGAGCTCTCCTACACCTACAGGGACTCGTCCGATGCCAAGAAGAAGATGTACATGTGGCAGCTGCCATCGGCTGTGTTTCGGTTCGCGCCCACACTCCGCGTGGCCAAATTTCACAACTGCATTTTCCCCAACTTTATTGTTCAGCTGGCCCTCAAGTTTCCGCGCCTCAAGCAGCTGACCTTGCATAGGGTCACCATCTCGGAGGATGCTCTTCAGAGCTTGCTCTCTGGCTGCACTCTACTGGAAAGCCTTGAGCTCGAGGACAATCTTGGCATCGGTCGCCTATGCATCAGCTCCCAAACTCTCAAGAGTTTAGGCCTCAGCGCCGACAGTAGGAACAAAGGTGTCCTGTTACAAGAATTGGTCGTCGAGGACGCCCCGTCCCTCGAGAGGTTGCTGCCACTTGATCCAAAGTATGGTCCAACGACTATACGGATAATCTCGGCACCTAAACTGAAGATATTGGGTATACTATCTGAAGACATATCAGAACTTCAATTCGGAAACATGGTTTTTCAG AAAATGATTGTTGTCGGCTTGGCAACCAAAATGCACACCGTGAGGGTTTTGGCTCTTGGATCTACTGGCCCCAATCAGGGTACAGTGGCTAACTTCCTCAAGTGCTTCCCAAACTTGGAGAGGCTGTATGTCATT TTCCAGCCATCGAGGGATAAGGATGATGTCCTGAAGTATGATCCCATTGAATGCCTTGAGCTCCATCTCAAAGTAGTGGTGTTGAAGAATTATAACAGCATCACGGGGTCATCTATTAGCTTCGCCAAGTTCTTTATTTTGAATGCGAAAGTGCTAAAGGAAATGAAAATCTCATTGGTTTACCACCGCCAGCAAAACTGGTTTGCTAATCAACGCAGGCTGCTACAAATTGAAAATAGAGCTTCTCAAGATGCTCGAATTGAACTGACATGTGGTCGTGGTTCTAGGGATAATTTCACACACAACAGGCATACCCATGATTTGTCAATGGCTGATCCGTTTGACATCCCCTCTGGAGAATGCTATGATTGTATGGAGCTAATAAGGAAGAAATCACTTCTACTTTGA